The following are encoded in a window of Plasmodium cynomolgi strain B DNA, chromosome 4, whole genome shotgun sequence genomic DNA:
- a CDS encoding iron-sulfur cluster assembly accessory protein (putative), which yields MFHLLKGNRAPKFRSALIKKIPYGSTPKEENTKPNTTNQIIHLTSDAINKMKQINLKYKNSKALKVSVEAGGCSGFQYSFSLIDKTNIQEKDLVVYNRECLVVIDKGAAEILRNSKIDYTNNLIAKKFVIENIQNLSKCSCGNSFDVKLF from the coding sequence ATGTTCCACCTGTTAAAGGGCAACCGCGCTCCCAAATTTCGGAGCGCCCTCATTAAGAAGATACCCTATGGATCAACCcccaaggaagaaaataccAAACCGAATACGACCAATCAAATTATCCACCTCACCAGTGATGCAatcaacaaaatgaaacaaataaatttgaagTATAAAAACTCAAAAGCGTTAAAGGTATCCGTAGAAGCTGGGGGGTGCTCAGGATTCCAGTATTCCTTTTCCCTAATCGATAAAACAAACATACAAGAGAAGGACTTGGTCGTTTATAATAGAGAGTGCCTCGTAGTGATTGACAAAGGGGCAGCAGAAATTCTCAGGAACTCCAAAATAGACTACACCAATAATCTCATTGCGAAGAAATTCGTCATcgaaaatattcaaaatcTCTCCAAGTGTTCCTGTGGCAACTCCTTTGATGTCAAGCTTTTTTAA
- a CDS encoding hypothetical protein (putative): MSTDNWNMLYMYNIDDIGDLPRGGTNGGVPHIRSAEFRGSEKSFGHTDAMVYQGKINQGTQKAKATVEVKNQNRKEDTRVLQTNSGGKKKEVVQMYALDDQPKSKYLSSKLEYIESVVHPDNAALRVNSTHQKIGHNDQLYTLTNEELKLFLKKSPPWGRPISRERHDSPSDGTFCETRSEEICLVKGVTRLGPIRGRNGSFHVPLPHEEEEKKKNKKKKKKLFVKGNPNGPPSYASHEQVQVTPGSHFEAMDEAARQQRHMGGALPHVDYNKVNGGTREKYSWGVNCKSVYAHGSEKWVGRSSPMVGHPKVLQNFSHGTANPFSYESEDVGEEETPRVASPLRMASPPRADEPHVGVAREALSTNKRHGNSSSIKNSPSGSTDRGDNRGNREIGKNGAAGEHHIGQSCLEVPTNAEHIKELNNPFEGSSGTVFSAHHSFLSSRAQEKKCYNDASGDRVVVNSLEGHKNGQLRGYPGNLTVGRKQEMKKGVKNKAKGGAKKGEVRKMEEKKMRCEITRSALEVKITPFAQASGGGVNSSTVSVAECRARAVCVARVGSGKSRESGENEESGESEESAGIVTFNSFGEVSGQITGVTVREPAQPSNCRGTASATPSGRSDAQKKCRHGGGLTARGVVSICSKGSRCGGKMGNKREVLRGGSGTSDSSDRLDRANGTDRSSRSNRSNRSNRSNRSNRSGDDTRSSRGNPFTSKSCSNVEENRGARHPEIAEEFFFSHLGRRINSNSSFNMLANSSNWRDLRNGESEVNRCDEVILRCSERIGCMADGDGKSRVPPGKRRNEKYAPRCADDYRGGNTGDVPGEGPSRERVKLPSNDEDALNSFDVTSECGSLGLGEDQQQDQQQDQQQDQQQERQACSSNDTLVKDIEEFKMDKLFFEEIYTYRVNERSDEGAGMSSSGMGSGGAPGGVIPPGRNPFERRLGEAPRNVLCDEALRGADLTKMVLNKRCYEHINDEVKNLMKEEEEYQVEMNVGLMFRKYISIVVTLACNYLLIKLNDKNIITCIPYDNILNVSIVKRSKKKKDRYVFKLVYIFKKKDRYEKNVTLLFRSSDMEVFEQIGNKVEPIWKGNQVRCKEYLTIESVHTYMVEKQKMVYLLYLKHLLQIVDRVCRRHVLKHAFIELQIKCYYEKGLEQEKKKQEKILKNVVDKLQFYVRKKMQNYFNFLMIKSYETNFVTYQVKTNNMLFNLLVKEKSSYQEIVDRQSLLLLFHSLSNLYKRKMSSYFQLFLHNNRTLSRRKNAVCYSLTRVNSILANYERRVKGYVLSKLKFHYDYVTYFVFTMYKVYLRRVFLGYIRLRDNRIGKKIFLEKNVFRIIKVICRMVQRQKYYAFLQIQKNFFHQMERKNKLACDNLMYANNELCQHLDKATLEKGIHRAECFFKFKMKEYLLKYFFLLRGPQVGNIVQGSTPVLKHCGVFSFILNKLMQRKMQDWFFFFVLKSYQHNNRSRLLYATNSLEVLLTSKEQSNVMHLLRMNEAYPRLFHYRHLTKIEIFTQSLDHFVTFCNRKWLLNFLLKLHYLKYEERLVKVYRCIDSLYKFVRVINKQILARVEPPFRLLLLNARVKREKLFAQKFKATKKTQLKFKYSKATSSSALTGPDPSSLCRRYPYLFCNSDISPERTTMTDDKYSLLSNDSASNILSYAYEDMDKIKRKIHDFNTRMNNVNL; encoded by the exons atgagtACTGATAATTGGAACATgctatatatgtacaatatTGATGATATAGGAGACTTACCCCGAGGGGGAACAAACGGGGGAGTTCCTCACATCAGATCAGCTGAATTCCGGGGGAGTGAAAAGTCGTTTGGCCACACAGACGCGATGGTATATCAGGGTAAGATCAATCAAGGCACTCAAAAGGCAAAAGCTACAGTTGAGGTGAAAAACCAAAACAGGAAAGAAGACACAAGGGTATTACAAACCAATagtggagggaaaaaaaaagaagttgtTCAAATGTACGCACTGGATGACCAACCCAagtcaaaatatttatcctCCAAACTTGAGTACATCGAAAGTGTAGTTCATCCTGATAATGCCGCTCTGCGAGTAAATTCAACGCATCAGAAAATTGGCCATAATGACCAACTGTACACACTAACGAATGAAGAGTTGAAGCTCTTCCTAAAAAAAAGTCCACCATGGGGGAGGCCAATCAGCAGGGAGCGGCACGACAGCCCGTCAGACGGTACCTTTTGCGAAACAAGGTCGGAAGAAATATGCCTTGTAAAAGGTGTAACCCGTTTGGGGCCCATTCGTGGACGTAATGGATCCTTCCATGTGCCACTTCCgcatgaggaggaggagaagaagaagaataagaagaaaaaaaaaaaattgttcgtAAAGGGAAATCCAAATGGACCCCCCTCGTACGCATCACACGAACAGGTACAGGTTACGCCCGGTAGCCACTTTGAAGCGATGGATGAAGCGGCGCGACAGCAAAGACATATGGGGGGAGCACTACCCCATGTTGATTATAACAAGGTGAACGGAGGAACCAGGGAGAAATATTCATGGGGTGTAAATTGCAAAAGTGTCTACGCACATGGGTCGGAAAAATGGGTAGGTCGAAGCAGTCCCATGGTGGGTCATCCCAAAGTACTCCAAAATTTCTCCCACGGGACTGCTAACCCCTTTAGTTATGAAAGTGAAGACGTCGGTGAGGAGGAGACACCCCGAGTGGCATCACCACTCCGAATGGCATCACCACCCCGCGCAGATGAACCACATGTGGGTGTGGCGCGGGAAGCACTATCGACAAATAAGCGGCATGGCAATTCTTCATCTATTAAAAATTCACCAAGTGGAAGCACCGATAGGGGAGACAACAGGGGTAATCGGGAGATCGGTAAAAACGGAGCAGCGGGGGAACATCACATTGGGCAGAGCTGTTTGGAGGTGCCGACGAACGCGGAACATATCAAAGAATTAAATAACCCGTTCGAGGGTTCGAGTGGCACAGTGTTTAGCGCAcatcattcatttttgtcatcgAGGGCGCAGGAGAAGAAGTGTTACAATGATGCGAGTGGTGATCGCGTGGTGGTTAATTCTTTGGAGGGccataaaaatgggcagtTGCGCGGCTACCCGGGAAATTTGACCGTTGGGAGGAAacaggaaatgaaaaagggagtGAAAAACAAAGCGAAAGGGGGCgcgaaa aaaggggaagtgagaaaaatggaggaaaaaaaaatgaggtgTGAAATTACCCGTAGTGCACTAGAAGTGAAAATTACCCCTTTTGCCCAGGCGAGTGGTGGCGGTGTGAATTCCTCGACGGTTTCGGTCGCGGAGTGTAGGGCGCGCGCAGTGTGCGTCGCCAGGGTTGGAAGCGGAAAAAGCAGAGAAAGTggagaaaacgaagaaaGCGGAGAAAGCGAAGAAAGCGCAGGAATTGTCACATTTAACTCATTTGGCGAAGTGAGCGGCCAGATTACTGGTGTGACGGTCAGGGAACCCGCTCAGCCCAGCAACTGCCGCGGCACCGCAAGTGCTACCCCCTCGGGTCGCAGtgatgcgcaaaaaaagtgtCGCCACGGGGGGGGCCTTACCGCGCGGGGTGTCGTTTCAATTTGTAGTAAGGGCAGTCGGTGCGGTGGAAAAATGGGCAATAAACGGGAAGTTCTCAGGGGGGGCAGTGGCACCAGTGATAGTAGCGACCGCCTTGACCGCGCTAATGGCACTGACCGCAGCAGCCGCTCTAACCGCTCCAACCGCTCCAACCGCTCCAACCGCTCCAACCGCAGTGGTGACGACACCCGAAGCAGTCGCGGCAACCCTTTCACGAGCAAATCGTGTTCAAATGTCGAGGAAAATCGGGGGGCACGCCACCCTGAGATAgcagaagaattttttttctcgcaccTCGGTCGTAGGATTAACAGCAACAGTTCGTTTAACATGCTGGCAAATTCTTCCAACTGGAGGGACTtgcgaaatggagaaagtGAAGTAAACCGCTGCGATGAAGTGATTTTACGTTGTAGCGAACGGATAGGCTGCATGGCGGATGGCGATGGGAAGAGCAGGGTCCCCCCGGGTAAGCGGCGTAATGAAAAGTACGCACCGCGTTGTGCAGATGATTACAGGGGAGGCAACACCGGTGATGTTCCTGGGGAGGGCCCCAGTCGCGAGCGAGTGAAGCTCCCGAGTAATGACGAAGACGCACTAAACAGCTTCGACGTGACGTCGGAGTGCGGCAGCCTCGGATTGGGGGAGGATCAGCAGCAGGATCAGCAGCAGGATCAGCAGCAGGATCAGCAGCAGGAGCGGCAGGCCTGCTCGAGCAACGACACCCTAGTGAAGGACATCGAAGAGTTTAAAATggacaaacttttttttgaagaaatttacaCATACAGGGTAAACGAAAGGAGCGACGAGGGTGCAGGCATGTCAAGCAGCGGTATGGGTAGTGGGGGTGCGCCCGGCGGTGTGATCCCCCCCGGGAGGAACCCCTTCGAGCGCCGCCTCGGAGAAGCGCCCAGAAACGTACTCTGCGACGAAGCCCTGCGAGGGGCAGATTTGACCAAAATGGTGCTAAACAAAAGATGCTACGAACACATAAATGAtgaggtaaaaaatttgatgaaggaggaggaagaataCCAAGTGGAGATGAACGTAGGGTTGATGTTCCggaaatatatttccattgTGGTCACTCTGGCCTGTAACTACCTGCTGATTAAGctgaatgataaaaatataataacgtGCATCCCGTATGacaacattttaaatgtgaGCATAGTTAAGAGGagcaagaagaagaaggacagATACGTATTCAAATtggtatacatttttaagaaaaaagatCGCTACGAAAAGAACGTCACTTTGTTATTCCGATCGAGCGATATGGAAGTGTTTGAACAGATTGGCAACAAAGTAGAACCCATTTGGAAAGGGAACCAAGTTAGATGTAAGGAGTATCTAACCATAGAATCGGTTCACACCTACATGgtagagaaacaaaaaatggtttaCCTACTCTATTTGAAGCATCTCCTTCAGATAGTCGATAGGGTGTGTAGACGGCACGTTTTGAAACATGCCTTTATTGAAttgcaaataaaatgttattaCGAAAAGGGACttgaacaagaaaaaaagaaacaagaAAAGATACTGAAAAATGTGGTAGATAAATTACAATTCtatgttagaaaaaaaatgcaaaattattttaactttttaatgataaaaagttatgaaacaaattttgtaaCTTATCAAGTGAAGACAAATAATATGTTATTCAATTTACTCGTTAAGGAAAAAAGTAGCTACCAAGAAATTGTAGATCGGCAAAgtctcctccttctctttcATTCCTTGTCTAACTtgtacaaaagaaaaatgagtaGTTACTTCCAGCtgtttttacataataataGAACCCTAAGTCGGAGGAAGAATGCTGTATGTTATTCACTCACTCGTGTAAATAGCATTTTGGCAAACTACGAACGAAGGGTAAAGGGGTACGTGTTGTCCAAGTTAAAATTCCACTATGATTATGTaacttattttgttttcacgATGTATAAGGTGTACCTTCGAAGAGTATTCCTCGGTTACATTCGCTTGCGGGATAATCGAATCGGCAAGAAGATTTTCCTTGAGAAGAATGTCTTTCGGATAATAAAAGTCATTTGTAGGATGGTCCAACGTCAGAAGTATTAcgcctttttgcaaatacagaaaaatttttttcatcaaatggagaggaagaacaaactGGCCTGCGACAATTTAATGTATGCTAATAATGAGCTGTGTCAGCACTTGGACAAAGCGACGTTGGAAAAGGGGATCCACAGGGCAGAGTGCTTTTTCAAGTTTAAGATGAAGGAGTATTTGCTaaagtattttttcctattgaGGGGTCCACAGGTAGGAAATATAGTGCAGGGGAGTACCCCCGTTTTGAAACACTGTGGGgtgttttccttcattttgaataaactgatgcagagaaaaatgcaggactggttcttcttcttcgtgttGAAGTCGTATCAACATAACAATAGGAGTAGGCTCCTGTACGCGACAAACAGTTTGGAAGTGCTGCTAACCAGCAAGGAACAGTCCAACGTCATGCACCTGCTGCGGATGAACGAGGCTTATCCTCGTCTCTTTCACTATAGACACTTGACGAAGATCGAAATTTTCACCCAAAGTCTGGATCACTTTGTTACCTTTTGTAATAGAAAATGGCTACTCAACTTTCTCCTCAAACtgcattatttaaaatatgaagaacGCCTCGTAAAAGTGTACAGATGCATCGACAGTCTGTACAAATTCGTCCGTGTGATCAACAAGCAAATTCTCGCACGGGTGGAACCCCCCTTCCGGTTGCTCCTCCTCAATGCGCGCGTCAAACGGGAAAAACTGTTTGCGCAAAAATTCAAGGCCACCAAAAAGACGCAGCTTAAATTTAAGTACTCCAAGGCGACCTCCTCTTCGGCCCTGACGGGCCCCGACCCCAGCAGCCTCTGCAGGCGCTACCCCTACTTGTTTTGCAACTCGGACATATCTCCCGAGCGCACCACCATGACTG ATGACAAATATTCCCTTCTCTCCAACGACTCCGCGTCCAATATCCTTTCTTACGCCTACGAAG ACATGGACAAAATTAAGCGCAAAATTCACGACTTCAACACCCGAATGAACAACGTCAACTTGTAG
- a CDS encoding merozoite surface protein 4 (putative), protein MKVAYFLSALDLLIIFSLYLGGTCSGFADIAPCIRHGRILGESGEENGGLSGGSSGGASGDGSDTTNAAANAAADTAADSAADSAADSAADGIANGASNGDASGGPSPPAGNSGSEGSDPVNSQTPPSASPTRNSQNTPPCSGGQTGDHNGEAANGNYDELGDEEDGEEYEDEEDDDSYDLNELDENENLCLDNNGGCGNDKICEDLGKGIVKCLCKPGYKLVGTECVESSKSSSLNSFFCWFLLLIIVLASIN, encoded by the exons ATGAAGGTGGCCTACTTTTTGTCCGCTCTGGACTTGCTCATTATTTTCAGCTTGTACTTGGGTGGGACGTGTAGCGGCTTCGCGGACATTGCTCCCTGTATAAGACATGGTCGCATTTTGGGCGAATCGGGTGAGGAGAACGGCGGTTTGAGCGGTGGTTCAAGCGGTGGTGCGAGTGGCGATGGGAGTGACACCACGAACGCTGCCGCCAATGCTGCCGCCGATACTGCCGCCGATTCTGCCGCCGATTCTGCCGCCGATTCTGCCGCCGATGGTATCGCCAACGGGGCTTCCAACGGTGATGCAAGTGGCGGTCCTAGCCCCCCCGCGGGGAACAGTGGCAGTGAGGGAAGCGACCCAGTGAACTCACAGACTCCTCCCAGCGCCTCGCCAACGAGGAACTCGCAGAATACCCCTCCAT GTAGCGGAGGCCAAACGGGTGACCACAATGGAGAGGCAGCAAATGGAAATTACGACGAGCTGGGAGACGAGGAGGACGGTGAAGAATACGAAGATGAAGAGGATGATGACTCGTACGATTTAAATGAACTggacgaaaatgaaaatttatgTTTGGACAATAATGGTGGATGTGGAAATGACAAAATATGTGAAGATTTAGGGAAGGGGATAGTGAAGTGTTTGTGTAAGCCGGGGTATAAGCTGGTTGGCACGGAGTGTGTGGAGTCATCAAAATCGTCTTCGTTGAATTCGTTTTTCTGTTGGTTTCTGCTTCTGATTATTGTTTTGGCTTCCATAAATTAG